One window of ANME-2 cluster archaeon genomic DNA carries:
- the trxA gene encoding thioredoxin, which translates to MDELEAIRKRKLKELEESLNKPKLDVPIELTDQDMDKALTEHSKLVVDCWAVWCGPCRMVAPTIEALAKEKAGQIVFGKLDIDNNPQTAMKYAITAVPTMLIFKDGKPVGRVLGALPKQQLEAKISELLK; encoded by the coding sequence ATGGATGAACTGGAAGCGATAAGGAAACGAAAATTAAAGGAGTTGGAAGAAAGCTTGAATAAACCCAAACTTGACGTGCCCATAGAACTTACTGACCAGGACATGGATAAAGCCTTAACTGAACATTCAAAACTGGTAGTTGACTGCTGGGCAGTATGGTGTGGTCCGTGCAGAATGGTGGCACCCACAATTGAAGCACTTGCCAAGGAAAAAGCAGGACAGATCGTCTTCGGGAAACTGGATATTGACAATAATCCACAGACAGCAATGAAATACGCCATAACGGCAGTTCCGACAATGCTGATATTCAAGGATGGTAAACCGGTTGGAAGGGTTTTGGGTGCACTTCCAAAACAGCAATTAGAGGCAAAGATTTCTGAATTACTGAAGTAA
- a CDS encoding 4Fe-4S binding protein has translation MNENACDKAPRCGMIRLCPAGAISQQAGGYPQVDQDSCIECGQCVDNCPHQALSIV, from the coding sequence ATGAATGAAAATGCATGTGACAAAGCCCCACGTTGTGGAATGATACGATTATGCCCTGCAGGTGCAATATCCCAGCAGGCCGGCGGATATCCTCAAGTGGACCAGGATAGCTGCATAGAATGTGGTCAATGTGTAGATAATTGTCCACACCAGGCTTTGTCCATCGTGTAG
- a CDS encoding FAD-dependent oxidoreductase: MINMAEKNIVIVGLGVGGFSALMAAKRISPESHITIVERRNYDMFSPCGLPFVIEGIIPDSEDLKHILPTGSMGVEKLLLHELHSIDAENKVIKVEDLATGTQKVIVYDSLILATGSEPFIPPVPGARELLGRGVYTLSNTDDTNTIREAARGKKHAVVMGAGPIGLEVAVALKSIGLDVVVVEMLEWAFPKALDKDMASAVTNTLTSLGIRSYMGKAVEKVIGEEHIEAVEVGGETLDADLLVAASGVRADHSIMKDAGIEIGRFGITTNRGMMTTVKDIFAAGDSVEVTNPLSHRPWASQLANSAYRQGAVAGTNAAGGYATYDGSLTTFVSVVGDLEVAATGFNSYFAAMYGFNVVSGKAKGKTRPDWYPGAEDISVKVLADSSTGKLLGAQAVGKGAAARINVVAVALKGNLTVHELAEVELAYCPAVSETYDVLTKACDFAVRKLNK; encoded by the coding sequence ATGATAAACATGGCAGAAAAGAACATTGTTATAGTTGGATTGGGTGTGGGCGGTTTTTCCGCTCTGATGGCTGCAAAGAGGATATCTCCTGAATCACATATTACTATTGTTGAGCGCAGGAATTACGATATGTTCTCACCCTGCGGGCTGCCCTTTGTTATCGAAGGCATCATCCCGGATTCGGAGGACCTGAAGCATATACTTCCAACCGGCAGTATGGGAGTTGAGAAACTGCTGTTACATGAATTGCATTCGATCGATGCGGAAAATAAGGTAATAAAAGTTGAAGACCTTGCAACAGGTACACAAAAAGTGATAGTATACGATAGTCTCATCCTTGCTACCGGGTCAGAGCCGTTCATCCCTCCTGTTCCGGGAGCAAGAGAACTGCTGGGGAGGGGCGTTTATACCCTTAGTAATACTGATGATACGAATACAATACGGGAAGCTGCCAGAGGTAAGAAACATGCCGTGGTCATGGGCGCCGGTCCAATCGGGCTTGAAGTTGCAGTGGCCCTGAAATCCATAGGTCTCGATGTTGTGGTGGTGGAAATGCTGGAATGGGCATTCCCTAAGGCCCTTGATAAGGATATGGCCAGTGCAGTGACCAATACCCTAACATCTCTGGGAATACGCTCATACATGGGAAAAGCTGTGGAAAAAGTAATTGGGGAAGAGCATATCGAAGCTGTGGAAGTGGGTGGTGAGACTCTTGACGCTGACCTGTTAGTGGCAGCATCTGGTGTCAGGGCTGACCACTCGATTATGAAAGATGCAGGTATTGAGATAGGACGGTTCGGCATTACCACGAATAGGGGAATGATGACAACTGTAAAGGATATCTTTGCAGCAGGCGATTCAGTTGAAGTAACAAATCCGTTGAGCCACAGGCCATGGGCATCCCAGCTTGCCAATTCGGCTTACAGGCAGGGTGCCGTTGCAGGTACGAATGCGGCAGGTGGTTATGCAACTTACGACGGCTCACTGACTACTTTTGTCTCAGTTGTTGGAGACCTGGAAGTGGCAGCTACCGGATTTAATAGTTACTTTGCTGCAATGTACGGATTTAATGTAGTGAGCGGAAAGGCAAAAGGGAAAACAAGACCAGATTGGTATCCGGGAGCCGAGGATATTAGTGTAAAGGTTCTGGCAGATTCATCTACCGGAAAGCTGCTTGGTGCCCAGGCTGTGGGCAAGGGCGCTGCTGCCAGGATAAATGTGGTGGCTGTAGCACTAAAGGGAAATTTGACCGTACATGAGCTGGCAGAAGTGGAACTCGCATACTGCCCGGCTGTTTCTGAAACCTATGACGTATTAACAAAAGCCTGTGACTTTGCGGTGCGCAAGTTGAATAAATAA
- a CDS encoding heme exporter protein CcmB: MKELLYLAWKDLLMEFRTKQMLNSMIIFSLLVIVIFSYSFTNVLFSIEVSDIAPGILWIAFTFAGMLGLSRSFAGEKEDGCLDGLKLCPVDPSAIYLGKVTSNLIIMFMIEVIIVPLFMILFNFTDIKSLTGLGIVILLGTLGFILVGTLFSALTVNMRTREILLPVILFPIIIPLIMSAVLATQKVLTSGNIMDAADELRLLLVYDVVFFIAAQLMFEYVIED, encoded by the coding sequence ATGAAGGAATTATTGTACCTGGCCTGGAAGGACCTGCTTATGGAGTTCCGGACCAAGCAGATGCTGAACAGCATGATAATTTTCTCGCTCCTTGTGATCGTTATTTTTAGTTATTCTTTTACGAATGTCCTGTTCAGCATTGAAGTATCTGATATTGCTCCAGGCATATTGTGGATAGCGTTCACGTTTGCAGGGATGCTGGGACTCTCGCGTTCTTTTGCCGGTGAGAAAGAGGACGGGTGTCTTGATGGTTTGAAACTGTGTCCGGTTGACCCGAGCGCCATCTATCTGGGAAAGGTGACCTCGAACCTGATCATAATGTTCATGATAGAGGTTATTATTGTGCCCCTTTTCATGATACTGTTCAATTTTACCGATATTAAGAGCCTTACCGGGCTGGGTATTGTAATACTGCTGGGTACTCTGGGCTTTATACTGGTGGGAACCCTCTTCTCAGCCCTGACCGTGAACATGAGGACAAGGGAAATACTGCTGCCTGTCATCCTGTTTCCCATAATCATACCATTGATCATGTCAGCCGTGCTTGCAACCCAGAAGGTCCTGACAAGTGGTAATATAATGGATGCTGCTGATGAACTCAGGCTGCTGCTGGTATATGATGTGGTATTCTTTATTGCAGCACAGTTGATGTTCGAGTATGTGATAGAGGATTAG
- a CDS encoding ABC transporter ATP-binding protein, which produces MISIKHLSKTFGNHDVLNDINLEIPTGDFLTIFGPNGAGKTTLVKIMSTLVSPTSGTVRVHEHDVRESPLEVRRLIGIISHETYLYQDLTARENLLFFGRMYGMKADVLDSRIHELVEEVGLQYRLDDRVGTFSRGMKQRLSIARAILHDPKVLFLDEPYTGLDQHAAATFDSILKELDVSDKTQVMVSHDLERGIALADKVVILFGGRIVFETEKDTIKDIYEFRQTYEQYVHEV; this is translated from the coding sequence ATTATCTCGATAAAACATCTTTCAAAGACGTTCGGAAACCACGATGTTCTTAATGATATCAACCTGGAAATACCGACCGGTGATTTCCTTACTATATTTGGTCCCAACGGTGCGGGCAAGACCACCCTGGTCAAGATAATGTCTACGCTGGTAAGCCCTACTTCAGGGACTGTCAGGGTACACGAGCATGATGTGAGGGAATCTCCGCTTGAAGTGAGGCGGCTTATCGGCATCATATCCCACGAAACCTACCTGTACCAGGACCTTACTGCCAGGGAGAACCTGTTATTCTTTGGCAGGATGTACGGTATGAAAGCGGATGTACTGGATAGCAGGATACATGAACTGGTCGAGGAAGTTGGATTGCAATACCGCCTGGATGACAGGGTGGGTACGTTCAGCAGGGGCATGAAACAGCGCCTGAGCATTGCCCGCGCTATCTTGCACGACCCGAAGGTATTGTTCCTGGATGAGCCATATACCGGTCTTGACCAGCATGCTGCTGCGACATTCGATTCCATCCTGAAAGAACTGGATGTTTCAGATAAAACCCAGGTCATGGTATCGCATGACCTTGAGAGGGGTATAGCACTGGCAGATAAAGTGGTCATCCTATTCGGCGGCCGTATCGTATTCGAGACCGAAAAAGACACCATAAAGGATATTTATGAGTTCCGGCAGACCTATGAACAGTATGTGCACGAGGTGTAA
- a CDS encoding aspartate dehydrogenase, translating into MLRVGVVGCGAIGSIICRALDKGIEGAELVAIHEHHAENIDTLCAELSHKPGVMKISEMVKEVDLVVESASAIAVPQAAIPALESGCDVMIMSVGALVDGQLLDNLVDLARMHNCRIYLPSGAVAGIDGIKSASVAPVQSVTLTTTKPPRGLAGAPYIVANKIDLDAFDRPSVIFDGTAFEAVKAFPANVNVAACISLAGIGVDRTRVKIVVDPGSTRNRHEIEVIGDFGRFTTEVENIPFPENPRTSYLAALSAVATLKKIASPLQIGT; encoded by the coding sequence ATGCTCAGGGTAGGAGTAGTTGGTTGTGGTGCAATCGGTTCAATTATCTGCCGCGCTCTGGATAAGGGCATTGAAGGTGCTGAATTGGTAGCCATTCACGAGCACCATGCTGAAAACATTGATACACTCTGTGCAGAGTTGTCCCATAAACCAGGGGTTATGAAAATTAGCGAGATGGTGAAAGAGGTAGACCTGGTTGTTGAATCTGCCTCGGCAATAGCTGTTCCCCAGGCTGCCATTCCCGCATTGGAAAGTGGCTGTGACGTGATGATAATGAGTGTTGGGGCCCTGGTCGACGGGCAACTCCTCGATAATCTTGTTGATCTTGCCCGCATGCATAATTGCAGGATATATCTGCCATCAGGTGCTGTAGCGGGTATTGATGGCATCAAATCTGCATCTGTTGCCCCAGTGCAATCGGTGACATTGACCACCACTAAACCGCCAAGGGGACTGGCCGGAGCTCCCTATATAGTCGCGAACAAGATCGACCTGGATGCTTTTGACCGGCCTTCCGTCATATTTGATGGAACTGCGTTCGAGGCAGTAAAAGCATTCCCTGCCAATGTGAATGTGGCGGCATGCATCAGCCTGGCAGGTATCGGAGTGGACAGGACAAGGGTGAAAATAGTGGTGGACCCTGGATCCACCCGGAACCGGCATGAGATTGAGGTAATAGGGGACTTTGGCAGATTTACCACCGAAGTGGAGAATATCCCATTCCCGGAAAACCCGAGGACCAGTTACCTGGCAGCACTTTCAGCGGTAGCTACCCTCAAGAAGATAGCCAGCCCGCTGCAAATCGGAACATAA
- a CDS encoding DUF2551 domain-containing protein, which translates to MSNWWLTLSQTTDQVKERLVKYLRRDETNLRKTVLNMFLNGDTYTTNDIYNNLVQHGFDVNYRGVSAMVGLMNTRLGILRIDVTREHNHYSLKDDFTDIVKGVLDNF; encoded by the coding sequence ATGAGTAATTGGTGGTTAACACTGAGCCAGACAACAGATCAAGTAAAAGAAAGGTTGGTTAAATATCTGCGTAGGGATGAGACCAATCTGCGCAAGACCGTCCTTAATATGTTCCTGAATGGAGATACCTATACCACGAACGACATATACAATAACCTGGTACAGCATGGATTTGACGTGAACTATCGCGGTGTCTCAGCCATGGTAGGATTGATGAACACCCGGCTTGGTATTTTGCGCATAGACGTGACAAGGGAGCACAATCATTATTCCTTGAAGGATGATTTTACAGACATAGTAAAGGGTGTTCTGGATAATTTTTAG